A single window of Martelella sp. NC20 DNA harbors:
- a CDS encoding YciI-like protein, whose translation MLYAVLCKDKPDHIHIRMETRPRHLAWLDGLNANGTLKIAGPFLDGDDKPCGSMLIIAAGSQAEAEAIAAEDPYGEAGLFEKVEVKPYKWIYNNPED comes from the coding sequence ATGCTCTACGCCGTCTTGTGCAAGGACAAGCCCGACCATATTCATATCCGCATGGAAACCCGCCCGCGCCACCTCGCATGGCTCGACGGGCTCAATGCAAACGGCACGCTGAAGATCGCCGGTCCGTTTCTTGACGGCGACGACAAGCCCTGCGGCTCGATGCTGATCATCGCCGCCGGCAGTCAGGCCGAGGCCGAGGCGATCGCGGCCGAGGACCCTTACGGCGAGGCCGGCCTGTTCGAAAAGGTCGAGGTCAAGCCGTACAAGTGGATCTACAACAACCCGGAGGACTGA
- a CDS encoding NAD(P)H-dependent glycerol-3-phosphate dehydrogenase — protein MTRKIVIIGPGAFGTALAAVFAHEGEDAVTLLGRNAGLIEDLRKTRRHEAVLPGIVLPDALAFTLDPSVLETADIVVLAVPAQAQRAVALYYAPYLNPAAVIVSAAKGIDRASGRLITDVLKEALPRHPAGALSGPGFAVDLAAGKPIAMVLAFQSPERAREIATILSGRSFRLYASGDPVGVQIGGALKNVLAIACGIVEGADLGESARAALIARGLAEMSRLAVAMGGAPETVRGLSGLGDLVLTGTSRQSRNFRYGVALAKGNFEGVNSALVEGVYSASVANELAVSHGVEMPISSAVARVLDGKLGIPQALEELMSRPITTE, from the coding sequence ATGACCAGGAAAATCGTGATTATCGGCCCCGGAGCGTTCGGCACGGCGCTTGCGGCAGTCTTTGCCCATGAGGGCGAGGACGCGGTAACGCTGCTTGGCCGCAATGCCGGACTGATCGAGGACCTTCGTAAAACCCGCCGTCACGAGGCCGTGCTGCCGGGCATTGTGCTTCCGGACGCGCTCGCCTTCACGCTCGATCCTTCCGTGCTTGAAACCGCCGATATCGTGGTGCTGGCGGTGCCGGCGCAGGCCCAGCGCGCGGTGGCGCTCTATTACGCTCCCTATCTCAACCCCGCTGCCGTGATCGTCTCTGCCGCCAAGGGCATCGATCGCGCCAGCGGCCGGCTGATCACCGATGTCCTGAAAGAGGCGCTGCCGCGTCATCCGGCGGGCGCGCTTTCCGGCCCCGGTTTCGCCGTCGATCTCGCCGCCGGCAAGCCGATCGCGATGGTGCTTGCGTTTCAAAGCCCCGAACGCGCCAGAGAGATCGCGACCATTCTGTCGGGCCGGAGCTTTCGTCTTTATGCCTCGGGCGATCCTGTTGGTGTGCAGATCGGCGGCGCGCTGAAGAATGTGCTGGCGATCGCCTGCGGCATTGTCGAGGGCGCGGATCTCGGCGAATCCGCCCGCGCGGCACTGATCGCGCGCGGGCTTGCGGAAATGTCGCGGCTTGCCGTTGCCATGGGCGGCGCGCCGGAAACGGTGCGCGGGCTTTCCGGCCTCGGCGATCTGGTGCTGACGGGCACCTCGCGCCAATCGCGCAATTTCCGTTACGGCGTGGCGCTGGCGAAGGGTAATTTCGAAGGCGTCAATTCGGCGCTCGTCGAGGGTGTCTACAGCGCCTCCGTTGCCAATGAACTTGCCGTGAGCCATGGCGTTGAAATGCCGATTTCAAGCGCCGTCGCCCGCGTGCTCGACGGCAAGCTCGGCATTCCGCAGGCGCTCGAGGAACTGATGAGCCGGCCGATCACGACCGAATGA
- the tsaD gene encoding tRNA (adenosine(37)-N6)-threonylcarbamoyltransferase complex transferase subunit TsaD yields the protein MKKQTVFLGIESSCDETAAAIVAMDEGGRGEIVADLVLSQLEEHAAFGGVVPEIAARAHVEAMDGLIAGALKDAGIGFGDLDGIAATIGPGLVGGLITGAMSGKAIAYAAGKPFYGINHLEGHALTARLTDGVAFPFLMLLVSGGHTQIVLVKGVGRYERWGTTIDDALGEAFDKTAKLLGLGYPGGPAVERAAATGDPKRIRLPRPMKGEDRLDFSFSGLKTAVRQAAQAMAPVSGQDVSDICAAFQLAVTDTLEDRIRRALSRFRAEGYATGAAPALVVAGGVAANGAIRAMLTGLCERQGFAFVAPPLRLCTDNAVMIAWAGLERRQAGFPPDDMEIAVRSRWPLDGNAAALIGSGRKGAKA from the coding sequence ATGAAAAAACAGACAGTCTTTCTCGGCATCGAATCGAGCTGCGATGAAACCGCCGCCGCCATCGTGGCGATGGACGAGGGCGGTCGCGGCGAAATTGTCGCCGATCTGGTGCTGAGCCAGCTTGAAGAACACGCGGCCTTCGGAGGCGTGGTGCCGGAGATCGCCGCGCGCGCCCATGTCGAGGCGATGGACGGGCTGATTGCCGGCGCGCTCAAGGATGCCGGCATCGGGTTTGGCGACCTCGACGGCATTGCCGCGACAATCGGTCCCGGCCTTGTCGGCGGGCTGATCACCGGCGCGATGAGCGGCAAGGCGATCGCCTATGCGGCCGGCAAGCCGTTTTACGGCATCAATCACCTTGAAGGCCACGCGCTGACGGCGCGGTTGACCGATGGCGTCGCCTTTCCGTTCCTGATGTTGCTGGTTTCCGGCGGCCATACCCAGATCGTTCTGGTGAAGGGCGTCGGCCGGTACGAGCGGTGGGGCACGACAATCGACGATGCGCTGGGCGAGGCCTTCGACAAGACGGCCAAGCTTCTGGGGCTCGGCTATCCCGGCGGGCCGGCCGTGGAGCGGGCGGCCGCAACAGGCGATCCGAAGCGGATCAGGCTGCCGCGGCCGATGAAGGGCGAGGACCGGCTGGACTTCTCGTTTTCCGGGCTCAAGACCGCCGTGCGCCAGGCGGCGCAGGCAATGGCGCCGGTGAGCGGGCAGGATGTCTCCGATATCTGCGCCGCCTTCCAGCTTGCCGTCACCGATACGCTTGAAGACCGTATCCGTCGCGCGCTTTCGCGGTTTCGGGCGGAAGGCTATGCCACGGGTGCCGCGCCGGCGCTGGTGGTGGCAGGCGGGGTCGCCGCCAATGGCGCGATCCGGGCGATGCTGACCGGGCTTTGTGAGCGGCAAGGCTTTGCCTTCGTTGCGCCGCCCCTGCGGCTGTGCACGGATAACGCCGTGATGATCGCCTGGGCGGGGCTCGAGCGCCGGCAGGCGGGGTTTCCTCCAGACGACATGGAAATCGCTGTGCGCTCGCGCTGGCCGCTCGACGGCAATGCCGCCGCGCTGATCGGCAGCGGTAGGAAGGGGGCCAAGGCATGA
- the hemC gene encoding hydroxymethylbilane synthase codes for MQTKPYRIGTRGSPLALAQAHETRNRLMAAHDLAAEMFEIVVLSTRGDRITDRALVAIGGKGLFTEEIEQQLLSGALDFAVHSSKDMPTALPEGLTLSTFLPRADPRDAFIGRTVKNLADLPKGAIVGSASLRRQALIRRLRPDIEVVIFRGSVQTRLTKLAEGAVDGTFLAYAGLSRLGLQHVATEILDPKEFIPAPAQGAICIEQRIDDERISALLAPVNDRDTYDAVACERGFLAALDGSCRTPIAGHAVLDGDAIHFSGLILTPDGEKAHDITVEGPRADAATLGRAAGETLRGRAGPRFFEDWS; via the coding sequence ATGCAAACGAAACCTTACCGGATCGGAACCCGCGGCAGCCCGCTGGCGCTGGCCCAGGCCCATGAAACCCGCAACCGGCTGATGGCGGCCCATGATCTGGCCGCGGAGATGTTTGAGATCGTGGTGCTTTCCACCAGGGGCGACCGGATCACCGACCGCGCGCTTGTGGCCATCGGCGGAAAAGGGCTTTTCACCGAGGAGATCGAGCAGCAACTGCTTTCCGGCGCGCTCGATTTCGCGGTGCATTCCTCCAAAGACATGCCGACGGCGCTGCCGGAAGGGCTGACGCTCTCCACCTTCCTGCCGCGCGCCGACCCGCGCGACGCCTTTATCGGCCGGACCGTGAAAAATCTCGCCGATCTGCCGAAAGGCGCGATCGTCGGCTCCGCGTCGCTGAGACGCCAGGCGCTGATTCGCCGGCTGCGGCCCGATATCGAAGTGGTGATTTTCCGGGGCTCGGTGCAGACGCGGCTGACGAAGCTTGCCGAAGGCGCCGTCGACGGCACGTTTCTCGCCTATGCCGGCCTCTCGCGGCTCGGTCTGCAGCATGTTGCGACCGAAATTCTCGATCCGAAGGAATTTATTCCTGCCCCGGCCCAGGGCGCGATCTGCATCGAGCAGCGCATCGATGACGAGCGGATATCGGCCCTGCTTGCCCCGGTCAATGATCGCGATACCTATGACGCCGTTGCCTGCGAGCGCGGTTTTCTGGCTGCCCTCGACGGCTCCTGCCGCACGCCGATCGCCGGCCACGCCGTGCTTGACGGCGACGCCATTCATTTCTCCGGCCTGATCCTGACGCCGGACGGCGAAAAGGCCCACGATATCACGGTAGAAGGCCCGCGCGCCGACGCCGCAACACTCGGCCGCGCGGCGGGCGAAACGCTGCGCGGCCGCGCCGGACCACGCTTCTTCGAGGACTGGAGCTGA
- a CDS encoding uroporphyrinogen-III synthase has translation MRVLVTRPQNKAGKTGALLSAMGHQPVAMPLFETVHHPDRAREAIARGRWAALAITSTEALFEIEAAADAPDMIDRPVFAVGAETAGRAREAGFTRVFTGAGNGEELAGAIAAEPSLFVRAPLLYLAGVPRAPYLERGLAALHVPFETVTVYAMEPLDYDAAEIEALAGATDAILFYSHMTAARFFALGAAKGLAERPDPPALLCLSANVAHAVPAELAGRIRIAEAANEESLLALLG, from the coding sequence ATGCGCGTTCTGGTGACCCGCCCGCAAAACAAGGCCGGAAAGACCGGCGCGCTGCTGTCCGCCATGGGCCACCAGCCGGTGGCGATGCCGCTGTTTGAGACCGTGCACCACCCGGACAGGGCGAGGGAAGCAATCGCCCGTGGGCGCTGGGCGGCACTCGCCATCACCAGCACCGAGGCCCTTTTCGAGATCGAAGCGGCGGCCGATGCTCCCGACATGATCGACCGCCCGGTGTTCGCCGTGGGAGCCGAAACCGCCGGCCGGGCCCGCGAAGCCGGCTTCACGCGCGTTTTCACAGGCGCAGGCAATGGCGAAGAGCTTGCCGGGGCGATCGCGGCCGAACCGTCGCTGTTTGTCCGCGCGCCGCTCCTCTATCTCGCCGGCGTCCCGCGCGCGCCCTATCTGGAGCGCGGGCTCGCGGCCCTGCATGTGCCGTTCGAAACCGTCACCGTCTATGCCATGGAGCCGCTGGACTACGACGCAGCGGAAATCGAGGCTCTGGCTGGCGCAACCGATGCGATCCTGTTTTATTCCCACATGACGGCCGCCCGCTTTTTCGCGCTTGGCGCCGCAAAGGGGCTCGCGGAACGCCCCGACCCACCTGCCCTGCTGTGCCTGTCGGCGAATGTCGCGCATGCTGTCCCGGCCGAACTTGCCGGTCGCATCCGCATTGCCGAGGCGGCGAACGAGGAAAGCCTGCTTGCGCTGCTGGGGTGA